GCGCGCGACGCAAGCGGGCGCATCAAGCGCAGCTCCGCCGTGCTGCGCGCCTTCCGCGACGTGCATCCCTGCCCTGCCACCGGAGAGAGCCGCGGCCCATGTCCAGGCTGGGCGATCGACCATGTGATCCCGCTCGCCTGCGGCGGCTGCGATGCGGTCTCGAACCTCCAGTGGCTGCCGGACGAACTGAAATCCGCGGCCGGCGTGCTCCCGAAGGATCGATGGGAGCGCAAGATTTACTGCCGCCCGTTCGAGGCGGTGAGTTTCTAGTCCCGTCAACTGGAGGTTTCTACAGCCCCGGCGCACCCCTTGACAAATGGGTACGAT
This portion of the Burkholderiales bacterium genome encodes:
- a CDS encoding HNH endonuclease signature motif containing protein; this encodes MTVAPLAELRYCGEPARDASGRIKRSSAVLRAFRDVHPCPATGESRGPCPGWAIDHVIPLACGGCDAVSNLQWLPDELKSAAGVLPKDRWERKIYCRPFEAVSF